The proteins below are encoded in one region of Halocatena salina:
- a CDS encoding zinc-dependent metalloprotease → MNFYRAVRAVADASGTEPIDWSAVTESAKAGTKPGNLDLTAEEIEGYQSDVRIARDRIRSIGGVTFDLPSTVEIQHRHHWIDTNATTFERVLDGVDSELNHLPGVVRAINTGSMAVSMGFLANNVLGQYDPLLLSSGDEHALYFVHPNIERIARELSVDRDRFRRWIAFHEVAHAAEFGGAPWLTDHLEGLIEEVIETLSSGQFSRLDLDRIDTTMTAVEGYAELLMDRAFDAEYDDLRRKLDARRHGGGLVTQLMRRLLGLGRKRRQYERGKEFFETVADKRDLDTAALVWEQADNLPTETELDDPTLWLERMPT, encoded by the coding sequence ATGAACTTTTATCGCGCCGTACGAGCTGTTGCGGACGCGTCCGGCACCGAACCGATCGATTGGTCGGCGGTGACCGAGTCCGCAAAAGCGGGCACGAAGCCGGGGAATCTCGATCTCACAGCAGAAGAGATCGAGGGGTACCAGAGCGACGTTCGCATCGCACGTGATCGGATCCGTTCGATCGGGGGCGTGACGTTCGATCTCCCTTCGACAGTGGAGATTCAACATCGCCACCACTGGATCGACACGAATGCGACGACGTTCGAGCGGGTTCTCGACGGGGTCGATTCGGAACTCAACCATCTACCAGGCGTCGTTCGGGCGATCAACACCGGATCGATGGCAGTCTCGATGGGGTTTCTTGCTAACAACGTTCTCGGACAGTACGATCCGTTGTTGCTCTCATCAGGCGATGAACACGCGTTGTATTTCGTACATCCGAACATCGAACGCATCGCTCGGGAGCTGTCGGTCGACCGTGATCGGTTCAGGCGCTGGATCGCGTTCCACGAGGTGGCTCATGCAGCCGAATTCGGTGGCGCACCATGGCTCACCGACCACCTCGAAGGGTTGATCGAAGAGGTCATCGAAACGCTCTCTTCGGGCCAGTTCAGCCGACTCGATCTCGATCGAATCGACACAACCATGACCGCGGTCGAAGGTTACGCCGAACTACTGATGGATCGGGCCTTCGACGCCGAGTACGACGATCTCCGTCGTAAACTCGATGCCCGTCGTCACGGCGGCGGACTGGTGACTCAGCTCATGCGTCGTCTGCTCGGACTTGGCCGCAAGCGCCGCCAGTACGAGCGCGGAAAGGAGTTCTTCGAAACGGTCGCCGACAAACGAGACCTCGACACCGCTGCTCTGGTGTGGGAGCAAGCGGACAACCTCCCGACTGAGACCGAACTCGACGATCCCACGCTGTGGCTCGAACGGATGCCCACGTGA
- a CDS encoding phosphatase PAP2 family protein, translating into MNLMEIFSEVVVVVSLLLPVALIFVVGPSRLWKSLSNLKPKLREAAPVYVALGIVLGINSIARDTGNNLSWIIGINITGHIHTFEGQFVADLQSMATPALTTYFSAIYVFGYTFLLVFPLFAYLLHDDLRPLYETVTAYILNYSVGLVCYIVFVAYGPRNLIPELVEPLLYTNWPHSQLLTSEVNTNTNVFPSLHTSLSVTVALLSYRYRDVYSRWVPIACLLAVSVAIATMYLGIHWLTDVVVGTVLAVISVALAIRYGERLHRGPRLFATDWIGYRAVTYVRNWRRND; encoded by the coding sequence ATGAACTTGATGGAGATCTTTTCGGAGGTAGTGGTCGTCGTTTCCCTGCTCCTCCCGGTAGCCTTGATTTTCGTCGTGGGTCCGAGTCGTCTATGGAAGTCCCTCTCGAATCTCAAACCGAAACTCAGGGAGGCAGCTCCCGTTTACGTGGCGCTCGGGATCGTCTTGGGTATCAACAGTATCGCTCGTGACACCGGTAACAACCTCTCGTGGATCATCGGTATCAACATTACTGGCCACATCCACACGTTCGAAGGACAGTTCGTTGCCGACCTGCAATCGATGGCAACGCCGGCGTTGACGACGTATTTCAGCGCCATCTACGTCTTTGGATACACGTTCTTGCTGGTGTTTCCGTTGTTCGCCTACCTCCTCCACGACGACCTGCGGCCGCTCTATGAAACCGTTACCGCGTACATCCTCAACTACAGCGTCGGTCTAGTCTGTTACATCGTGTTCGTCGCGTACGGGCCGCGAAACCTCATCCCGGAGCTGGTCGAACCGTTGTTGTATACGAATTGGCCCCACTCACAACTGCTGACGAGCGAGGTGAACACGAATACGAACGTTTTCCCGTCTCTTCACACCTCGCTGTCGGTTACCGTCGCACTCCTGTCGTACCGGTACCGGGACGTGTACTCTCGGTGGGTCCCCATCGCGTGTCTGCTTGCCGTCTCGGTTGCGATCGCGACGATGTATCTGGGGATCCACTGGTTGACAGACGTCGTCGTCGGGACGGTCCTTGCGGTCATCAGCGTTGCCTTGGCGATCCGGTACGGCGAACGGTTGCACCGTGGGCCGAGACTGTTCGCAACCGATTGGATCGGATACCGGGCGGTCACGTACGTTCGAAACTGGCGGCGAAACGACTGA
- a CDS encoding ABC transporter substrate-binding protein — protein MRRRNVLTLLAVSATALTSGCIRRLRTITGWEPSDQITLEIKTVSADADPYALRLANQVAEWLRTGGIDTNVTPMSDEELLRQVLLKHEFDLFVTRAPQWVRQPDGLYSLLHSGFTTASGWQNPFGYANLNVDGLLQTQRTDSGKRRQEAVSQLQQTVANSQPFTPLALADDIRAVRSDRYTNWRSKDLRSSLGYLALDRVAEDERDEDAPSPPEELGVVMNDTRLTTNLNPLSVEFRRTDDLTGLLYDSLGYASGLKTVDPWLADSWEFSKGNSELFATVRIPSGLTWHDGTPLTAEDVAFTYAFLSDTTLGSGIEDDSTDDTTAVPVPRFHGQSDLVSTVRVVDPQTAEFRFGECHPQAAKRAFTVPILPKHIWNQRTNPSSIGGIEVGTATDALVTKNIPPIGSGPLVFAQNDPQRSVTFDTFDNHFLARTDESKLPNELASGPAFDRLTVRAVGSDVAAVEMVASGETDVTGTAVGADKVPRIGRKSVLDLVVNRSTSLYMVGYNARQSPLANARIRNTIAQLIDKRYLVEDIFNGYAQPAVSPLTGTDWLPESLQWDETDPVTPFLGTDGELDVAQARKAFQTAGYQFDDGKLVGK, from the coding sequence ATGCGTCGACGGAACGTTTTGACCTTGCTTGCCGTCAGCGCGACTGCCCTTACTAGCGGCTGTATTCGTCGCCTGCGAACGATTACCGGCTGGGAACCGTCGGATCAAATAACGCTCGAAATCAAAACCGTTTCGGCCGATGCAGATCCCTACGCACTCCGTCTTGCCAACCAGGTCGCCGAGTGGCTCCGAACCGGAGGGATCGACACTAACGTGACACCGATGTCTGACGAGGAACTGCTCCGACAGGTGCTGTTGAAACACGAGTTCGATCTTTTCGTCACTCGCGCACCACAGTGGGTCCGACAGCCTGATGGACTCTACTCGTTGTTGCATTCGGGGTTCACGACCGCTTCCGGCTGGCAGAATCCGTTCGGATACGCGAACCTGAACGTGGATGGACTGCTACAGACCCAACGCACGGACAGCGGCAAGCGCCGTCAGGAGGCGGTTTCACAGTTACAACAGACGGTCGCCAATAGCCAACCGTTCACCCCTCTCGCGCTCGCTGACGACATCCGGGCTGTGCGGAGCGACCGGTACACCAACTGGCGGAGTAAGGACCTCCGCTCATCGCTTGGCTACCTGGCATTGGATCGGGTCGCTGAGGACGAACGAGACGAGGACGCTCCGAGTCCCCCCGAAGAGCTTGGCGTGGTGATGAACGATACGCGTCTGACAACCAACCTGAATCCGCTGAGCGTCGAGTTCCGACGCACGGATGATTTGACCGGACTACTCTACGATTCGTTGGGATACGCTTCCGGTCTGAAAACGGTCGATCCGTGGCTCGCAGACTCGTGGGAGTTCTCCAAGGGGAACTCGGAACTGTTTGCAACGGTTCGAATCCCTTCGGGGCTGACCTGGCACGATGGCACGCCGCTCACGGCTGAAGATGTCGCGTTTACCTACGCGTTTCTGTCCGATACGACACTGGGATCCGGGATCGAAGACGACAGTACCGATGATACCACGGCCGTTCCTGTCCCTCGGTTCCATGGGCAGAGTGATCTCGTGTCCACCGTTCGAGTCGTCGATCCACAGACGGCTGAGTTCCGGTTCGGAGAGTGCCATCCCCAGGCGGCCAAACGAGCGTTCACTGTGCCGATACTCCCAAAGCACATCTGGAACCAACGAACGAACCCCTCCTCGATCGGCGGCATCGAGGTCGGCACTGCGACCGACGCCCTCGTAACGAAGAACATCCCGCCGATCGGAAGCGGACCCCTCGTGTTCGCGCAAAACGATCCTCAGAGAAGCGTGACGTTCGATACGTTCGATAACCATTTCCTCGCTCGAACGGACGAATCCAAACTACCGAACGAACTGGCTAGCGGTCCCGCGTTCGATCGACTCACCGTCCGCGCCGTGGGCTCTGATGTCGCCGCTGTGGAAATGGTCGCCAGCGGCGAAACTGACGTGACGGGAACAGCCGTTGGTGCCGATAAAGTCCCGCGTATCGGCCGCAAAAGCGTACTCGATCTGGTCGTCAATCGCTCGACGTCGCTGTATATGGTGGGATACAACGCGCGCCAGTCGCCGCTCGCAAACGCTCGGATTCGAAACACGATCGCCCAGCTCATAGACAAGAGATATCTCGTCGAGGACATATTCAACGGATACGCACAGCCGGCTGTGAGTCCGCTCACCGGAACGGATTGGCTTCCCGAGAGTCTTCAGTGGGATGAAACCGATCCCGTGACGCCGTTTCTTGGAACGGACGGGGAACTAGACGTAGCGCAGGCACGAAAGGCGTTCCAAACGGCTGGATACCAGTTCGACGATGGAAAGCTCGTGGGGAAATGA
- a CDS encoding Zn-ribbon domain-containing OB-fold protein, whose translation MSANMDETVSVGYEAWADALRSDRILGVSCSDCGATYGTPISVCHDCGSRNLESVDLPTEGTLYSVTRVEVPPTGFEGPYHVGIVQVGAARVTARIETDADDAPPEIDDSVVFSGVMETDDGLPAPVFTTETS comes from the coding sequence ATGAGCGCGAACATGGACGAAACTGTGAGCGTGGGCTATGAGGCGTGGGCCGATGCGTTGCGATCCGATCGCATCCTCGGGGTGTCCTGTTCCGACTGTGGAGCGACGTACGGCACCCCGATTTCGGTCTGTCACGACTGTGGCAGCCGGAATCTCGAATCAGTCGATCTCCCGACCGAAGGAACGCTGTACTCCGTCACACGGGTCGAGGTTCCGCCGACCGGCTTCGAAGGACCGTATCACGTCGGAATCGTTCAGGTAGGTGCTGCCCGAGTCACGGCGCGCATCGAGACCGATGCTGATGACGCTCCTCCGGAGATCGACGATTCTGTCGTCTTTTCAGGTGTCATGGAAACGGACGACGGACTACCAGCGCCGGTGTTCACGACCGAAACGAGCTGA
- a CDS encoding thiolase domain-containing protein gives MTRASVVGTGMTTFGVHESSLPELFARAALSAYDDAGVDPADIDAFYFGNAMGGQTENDTHLAPTLATEVGLAGVPAQRFEDACATSANAFKNAVQAVEAGIHDTILVGGVERCTPETGKGTGEMTRIFASASHRQYEQPTGLTFPGVFALLTKRHMHEYGTTEEQLAHVAVKNHGNGTHNPRAHFGSETTVEEVLDSPIVADPFHLMDCCPFSDGAAAVVVTSDDSAASFDGPVDVTGVGHATDLVPLGLKPTLHATQAARDAATQAYEQAGVTADEIDFAEVHDCFTGAEVLASEAIGFFEDGQGGPAAEAGRTALDGDRPINPSGGLKAKGHPIGATGVAQIVELTEQLRGEAGDRQLDDPQRGLAHNLGGDAGTTVISIMEART, from the coding sequence ATGACACGAGCAAGTGTCGTTGGGACCGGAATGACGACCTTTGGCGTTCACGAGTCGTCACTGCCCGAGTTGTTCGCAAGGGCAGCGCTTTCGGCCTACGACGACGCGGGCGTCGATCCCGCCGACATCGACGCGTTCTATTTCGGGAACGCGATGGGTGGTCAGACTGAAAACGACACGCATCTGGCACCGACGCTCGCCACTGAAGTTGGATTGGCCGGGGTTCCAGCACAACGGTTCGAAGACGCCTGTGCGACCTCCGCCAACGCGTTCAAGAACGCGGTCCAAGCCGTCGAGGCAGGCATCCACGACACGATCCTCGTCGGCGGGGTTGAGCGATGCACGCCCGAAACCGGAAAGGGAACGGGAGAGATGACCCGGATTTTCGCCTCGGCGTCACATCGGCAGTACGAACAGCCCACTGGACTGACGTTTCCGGGCGTGTTCGCCCTGCTGACCAAACGTCACATGCACGAGTACGGCACAACCGAGGAGCAACTCGCCCACGTGGCCGTGAAAAACCACGGGAACGGGACCCACAACCCGCGTGCGCACTTTGGCTCCGAAACGACCGTCGAGGAGGTACTCGACTCGCCGATCGTCGCCGATCCGTTCCACCTCATGGACTGTTGTCCCTTCTCCGACGGCGCGGCCGCTGTCGTCGTCACTAGCGACGACAGCGCGGCGTCGTTCGACGGTCCAGTCGACGTGACGGGTGTCGGTCACGCCACCGATCTCGTCCCGCTCGGGTTGAAACCGACGCTCCATGCGACCCAGGCCGCACGCGACGCTGCGACCCAAGCCTACGAGCAGGCCGGTGTGACCGCCGACGAGATCGATTTCGCGGAAGTGCACGACTGCTTCACGGGAGCAGAAGTGCTGGCGAGCGAAGCGATCGGCTTCTTCGAGGACGGACAGGGTGGTCCGGCGGCCGAGGCGGGTCGCACGGCGCTCGATGGGGACCGGCCGATCAATCCCAGCGGTGGACTCAAAGCGAAAGGCCACCCGATCGGTGCAACCGGCGTGGCACAGATCGTCGAACTCACCGAACAACTCCGTGGCGAAGCTGGCGACCGACAGCTCGACGATCCCCAGCGGGGTCTGGCGCATAATCTCGGTGGAGACGCCGGAACCACGGTCATCTCGATCATGGAGGCACGAACATGA
- a CDS encoding RtcB family protein, producing MFDIEGEQTTARVFLEEDQLGQAAHEQLQTLVDHAAFRNPVCVMSDAHWGKGSVIGFTMELGERVVPNTIGVDIGCGLYAVNVGSELSVSGEELDRAVRSRIPMGSAVRSDTDYDMAAFPWQKANDVLERFEESYGRDLGFDGYDRSYFISLCRRVGMDEGRAVDSIGTLGGGNHFIEFARSDRSGDVWVVIHSGSRGLGYEIATHWQERATEHMDTRGIDVEAEIQRIREEYEGEEIGRRIDSFQERLTDRDRNETLDYLEGTEADGYFVDMIFAQQYAAENRREMARQIRSVLEATLEDEIESVHNYIDFRDLVIRKGATRAYEDERFLVPFNMRDGTLICKGKSNPDWNCSAPHGAGRVMSRRQATREVELDAFQETMTDVFSRSVNGDTLDEAPQAYKDAELIERSIEPTARITDRLDVFHNIKAS from the coding sequence ATGTTCGATATCGAGGGCGAGCAGACGACTGCCCGCGTCTTTCTCGAAGAAGACCAACTCGGGCAGGCCGCCCACGAACAGCTCCAGACGCTGGTGGACCACGCCGCCTTTCGGAATCCCGTGTGTGTGATGAGCGATGCCCACTGGGGGAAAGGGAGCGTCATCGGCTTCACGATGGAATTGGGTGAACGGGTGGTTCCGAACACCATCGGTGTCGACATCGGGTGTGGGCTGTACGCCGTCAACGTTGGGTCCGAGCTGTCGGTGTCGGGTGAGGAATTGGATCGTGCAGTCCGTTCCCGGATTCCGATGGGATCGGCGGTCCGTTCCGACACAGACTACGACATGGCGGCGTTTCCATGGCAGAAGGCGAACGACGTTCTCGAACGGTTCGAAGAGAGCTACGGGCGTGACCTAGGGTTCGATGGGTACGATCGATCGTATTTCATCTCCTTGTGTCGTCGCGTTGGGATGGATGAGGGGCGTGCAGTCGACAGCATCGGAACGCTCGGCGGCGGCAACCATTTCATCGAGTTCGCCCGGAGCGATCGGAGCGGCGACGTGTGGGTCGTCATCCACAGCGGGAGCCGGGGATTGGGGTATGAGATCGCAACCCACTGGCAAGAACGGGCGACCGAGCACATGGACACCCGTGGTATCGACGTGGAGGCGGAGATCCAGCGCATCCGCGAGGAGTATGAGGGCGAGGAGATCGGCCGTCGCATCGATTCGTTCCAGGAACGGTTGACCGACCGCGACCGGAACGAAACGCTCGACTACCTCGAAGGAACAGAGGCCGACGGCTACTTCGTCGATATGATCTTCGCACAGCAGTACGCTGCCGAGAACCGCCGGGAGATGGCCCGGCAGATCCGTTCGGTCCTCGAGGCGACGCTCGAAGACGAGATCGAGTCGGTCCACAACTACATCGACTTTCGGGATCTCGTGATCAGAAAAGGGGCGACGCGAGCCTACGAGGACGAGCGGTTTCTCGTTCCGTTCAACATGCGCGACGGCACCCTGATCTGTAAAGGGAAATCGAACCCAGACTGGAACTGCTCCGCTCCGCACGGGGCGGGGCGGGTGATGAGCCGACGACAGGCAACCCGAGAGGTGGAACTCGATGCGTTCCAGGAAACGATGACCGACGTGTTTTCGAGGAGCGTGAACGGTGACACACTCGATGAGGCTCCACAGGCGTACAAAGACGCAGAGCTGATCGAGCGGTCGATCGAGCCGACGGCACGAATCACCGACCGACTCGACGTGTTCCACAACATCAAAGCGTCGTAG
- a CDS encoding helix-turn-helix domain-containing protein encodes MAKYSTGGISSDDEGSCELCGAERTTLHTERVAGATLAVCPDCRTRHAETGTPESERDEHGRETGTRDPDEPDRRQRAVHNTARMDDARSRNPSGWVDDAEYEGDPLPYLVRGYADRLANARAAADLGTADLAEELDASENDIIAIEEGRATSADVGGSLITAIETRLNITLTEQT; translated from the coding sequence ATGGCAAAGTACTCGACCGGGGGTATCAGCTCCGACGACGAGGGGAGCTGTGAGCTGTGTGGTGCCGAGCGGACGACGCTCCACACCGAGCGGGTGGCTGGCGCGACACTCGCTGTGTGCCCCGACTGTCGAACGCGCCACGCCGAAACCGGCACACCGGAATCGGAGCGCGACGAGCACGGACGTGAAACCGGGACGCGTGATCCGGACGAACCCGACAGACGACAGCGGGCGGTGCACAACACCGCCCGAATGGACGATGCCCGATCGAGAAATCCCTCCGGCTGGGTGGACGATGCGGAGTATGAGGGCGATCCGCTTCCGTATCTCGTTCGGGGATACGCCGATCGGCTCGCAAACGCCCGGGCCGCTGCCGACCTCGGAACTGCTGATCTCGCTGAGGAGTTGGACGCTTCCGAGAACGACATCATCGCCATTGAGGAAGGACGCGCTACTAGCGCGGACGTCGGTGGTTCACTGATCACGGCGATCGAAACACGACTCAACATCACGCTGACCGAGCAAACCTGA
- a CDS encoding carbohydrate kinase family protein — MSRRILVAGETLIDLIPDAPDRFIRRAGGAPANVAVGLSRLGWPPWLWTRLGTDPMGEHLADVLAENDIPERFVERDPDGKTTLAIVSYDDAGDRSFTFYQDTAADTRFATGRVPDSALETVDWVVIGGIALTTEPSRTAILDLARRARTANCTVVFDPNTRPELSGPAFKRTVRDALKHTHLLKASTEDLRAIGFSGADPVSLARAACVESVHTVVVTLGAEGAVFVSRDAAPWGATTVTHPGYSVDAVDTTGAGDGFLAGLLTACVDGDRSPDELLDIATAAGGLTVTTAGAMTALPTRDRIETLRKTRD, encoded by the coding sequence ATGTCACGACGCATACTCGTTGCCGGGGAAACGTTGATCGATCTCATTCCGGACGCTCCCGATCGATTCATCCGGCGAGCTGGGGGTGCGCCAGCGAACGTGGCTGTCGGGCTATCCCGGCTGGGATGGCCGCCATGGTTGTGGACCCGTCTCGGGACCGATCCGATGGGCGAGCATCTCGCTGATGTGCTCGCCGAAAACGACATTCCTGAGCGGTTCGTCGAACGCGATCCCGACGGGAAAACGACGCTCGCAATCGTTTCGTACGATGATGCCGGTGATCGGTCGTTCACGTTCTATCAGGATACTGCCGCTGACACGCGCTTTGCAACCGGTCGCGTTCCGGATTCGGCGCTCGAAACCGTCGATTGGGTGGTGATCGGTGGTATTGCGCTCACCACGGAGCCATCACGAACGGCGATCCTCGACCTTGCACGACGCGCACGGACCGCAAACTGCACGGTGGTGTTCGATCCCAACACCCGTCCCGAGCTGTCGGGACCGGCGTTCAAACGAACCGTCCGTGACGCGCTCAAACACACCCACCTGCTCAAAGCATCCACGGAGGATCTGCGTGCCATCGGCTTCAGCGGAGCCGATCCCGTTTCGCTTGCGCGTGCTGCGTGTGTGGAGTCGGTTCACACCGTGGTGGTGACACTCGGAGCCGAGGGTGCCGTGTTCGTCTCCCGTGATGCTGCCCCGTGGGGCGCGACAACGGTCACCCATCCGGGCTACTCCGTCGATGCCGTCGACACGACCGGCGCGGGCGATGGGTTTCTCGCTGGACTGCTCACAGCGTGTGTCGACGGTGATCGATCACCGGACGAACTGCTCGACATCGCAACGGCAGCTGGTGGTCTCACCGTCACGACGGCCGGCGCGATGACGGCATTACCCACCCGAGACAGGATCGAAACGCTCCGCAAAACACGCGATTGA
- a CDS encoding Gfo/Idh/MocA family protein, whose protein sequence is MSSHVPHSIGIVGLGNIGRYHAEQLSSLTAQLDVELVGGMDISPMARDRFEETFGVPTYDDSESLYETTDSVIITTPNQYHEEYAVGALAADNNVLIEKPVAHTTDSAKRVRESAKKSSGLCMVGFHNRFASPVQVLKQYIHDGRFGEIHHIEAKYIRRRGVPGRGTWFTEEASAGGGALIDIGAHAIDLALYLLGFPRVTEVSGVTRSVFGDRPDYTHLEMWGEHGDGPFDVDDSANAFIRCADNSTISLDVAWAANRTPSTEFVIQGTDAGARFDLSDGELTLFESSPTGAPHFSDTEITTRDENPHRQEQRRFIEAVRGSGPLSVNTVEQGLVVQQVMDATYRSSERNAAVTLDAAMPTAD, encoded by the coding sequence ATGAGCAGCCACGTCCCCCATTCTATCGGAATCGTCGGTCTTGGCAACATCGGACGGTATCACGCCGAACAGCTCAGTTCGTTGACGGCACAGCTTGATGTCGAACTCGTCGGAGGGATGGACATCTCCCCGATGGCACGCGATCGGTTCGAGGAAACGTTCGGCGTGCCGACGTACGACGATTCCGAGTCGTTGTACGAGACGACCGACTCGGTCATCATCACGACGCCAAACCAGTACCACGAGGAGTACGCCGTGGGGGCACTGGCAGCGGACAACAACGTACTCATCGAGAAGCCGGTCGCCCACACGACCGACAGTGCAAAACGGGTGCGAGAGTCGGCCAAGAAATCGTCGGGACTCTGTATGGTCGGGTTCCACAACCGGTTTGCAAGCCCGGTTCAGGTGCTCAAGCAGTACATCCATGACGGGAGATTCGGAGAGATACATCATATCGAGGCGAAGTACATCCGGCGTCGAGGGGTACCCGGTCGGGGAACGTGGTTCACTGAGGAAGCGTCCGCCGGCGGGGGTGCACTCATCGATATCGGTGCTCACGCGATCGATCTCGCGCTGTATCTGCTCGGTTTCCCCCGCGTGACGGAGGTATCGGGCGTCACGCGGTCGGTGTTCGGTGACCGACCGGATTACACTCACCTCGAAATGTGGGGTGAACACGGCGACGGCCCCTTCGACGTCGACGATTCCGCAAACGCCTTCATCCGGTGTGCGGATAACTCGACCATCTCGCTCGATGTTGCGTGGGCTGCCAACCGGACGCCGAGCACCGAGTTCGTGATCCAAGGCACCGACGCTGGGGCGCGTTTCGATCTCTCCGACGGCGAACTCACTCTGTTCGAATCCTCTCCGACCGGTGCTCCACACTTTTCTGACACCGAGATCACGACCCGCGATGAAAATCCCCATCGTCAGGAACAACGTCGGTTCATCGAGGCGGTGAGGGGATCGGGACCGTTGTCGGTAAACACCGTCGAACAAGGGCTCGTCGTTCAGCAAGTGATGGATGCGACGTATCGTTCGAGCGAGCGCAACGCGGCGGTGACACTCGACGCCGCAATGCCGACGGCCGATTGA
- a CDS encoding ABC transporter ATP-binding protein: MARLTLDHITKRYEDVVAVDDLSLDVADGEFITLVGPSGCGKSTTIEIIAGLTKATEGSVHIGDRTVTTLPPKDRGIAMVFQNIALFPHLNVFENVSFGLRLRDYDSAEIERRVDRAMEIVRLDEMKDRRPEELSGGQRQRVAIARAIVRNPDVFLMDEPLANLDATLRTHMRTELQRLHKQLDTTVVYVTHDQAEAMTMSDRIAVINDGSIQQFAPPLSCYNEPRNLFVAGFIGSPGMNFFDGTTTADGFSSDAVSVSFDHLSDVPDDVTLGVRPEDAYLADSKRADRLSAPSTTINAVVDVIEPMGDETFVYLLCSDAATADEESAQLLVSVPPETDIEIDERVHVVLDRSRVHLFDSASGGAVAHGLDPESPETDAT, encoded by the coding sequence ATGGCACGCCTCACACTCGATCACATCACGAAACGCTATGAAGATGTCGTCGCCGTCGACGATCTGAGCCTCGACGTCGCTGATGGGGAGTTCATCACCCTCGTCGGTCCGTCAGGCTGTGGGAAATCGACCACCATAGAGATCATCGCCGGACTCACGAAAGCGACCGAGGGATCGGTGCACATCGGCGACCGGACCGTGACGACGCTCCCACCGAAAGACAGGGGGATCGCAATGGTGTTCCAGAACATCGCGTTGTTTCCCCACCTGAACGTCTTCGAAAACGTCAGCTTCGGGCTGCGACTGCGCGATTACGATAGCGCCGAGATCGAACGGCGCGTCGATCGAGCGATGGAGATCGTTCGGCTGGACGAGATGAAAGACCGCCGGCCAGAGGAGTTGTCGGGTGGACAACGCCAACGAGTCGCCATCGCTCGCGCGATCGTCCGGAATCCCGATGTCTTCCTGATGGACGAACCGCTCGCAAACCTCGATGCGACGCTGCGAACCCACATGCGTACCGAACTCCAGCGACTACACAAACAACTCGACACCACAGTGGTGTACGTCACTCACGATCAGGCCGAGGCGATGACGATGTCCGACCGCATTGCGGTCATCAACGACGGTTCCATCCAACAGTTCGCACCACCGCTTTCCTGTTACAACGAGCCACGAAACCTGTTCGTCGCGGGGTTCATCGGCTCACCGGGAATGAATTTTTTCGACGGAACGACGACCGCGGATGGTTTCAGCTCCGACGCTGTCAGCGTCTCATTCGACCATCTCTCCGACGTTCCTGACGACGTAACGCTGGGTGTTCGACCCGAAGACGCGTATCTCGCTGATTCCAAACGGGCTGATAGGCTGTCGGCTCCGAGCACGACGATCAACGCAGTCGTTGATGTGATCGAACCGATGGGTGATGAGACGTTCGTCTATCTCCTCTGTTCGGATGCCGCAACAGCGGACGAGGAGTCCGCTCAACTGCTCGTGAGCGTGCCACCGGAAACCGACATCGAGATCGACGAACGCGTCCACGTAGTTCTCGATCGCTCCCGGGTCCATCTCTTTGACAGCGCCAGCGGTGGGGCAGTCGCACACGGACTCGACCCCGAGAGCCCAGAGACCGACGCGACGTGA